Proteins from one Oscillatoria nigro-viridis PCC 7112 genomic window:
- a CDS encoding Fur family transcriptional regulator → MNLYSANSLKVELNQRGCRLTPQRETILSVFQNLPQGNHLSAEELYRTLQNKGERIGLSTVYRTLHLLARIGILRELELAEGHKHYELNFPELHHHHHLVCIQCHKTFEFSDESILKIGKKQVEKAGVELLDCQLTVRAVCLEALREGWPSLVPSNWLCPRYHSKIEEEIS, encoded by the coding sequence ATGAATTTATACAGTGCTAACTCACTCAAAGTCGAACTCAACCAGAGAGGTTGCCGCCTAACTCCCCAGCGAGAAACTATTTTGAGCGTCTTTCAAAATCTGCCACAAGGCAATCATTTAAGTGCGGAAGAGTTATACAGGACTTTGCAGAATAAAGGAGAACGAATAGGCTTGTCTACTGTCTACCGAACCCTGCATTTATTAGCAAGAATTGGAATTTTGCGTGAACTAGAATTAGCAGAAGGGCACAAACATTACGAACTGAATTTTCCCGAATTGCACCACCACCACCACCTGGTTTGCATTCAGTGTCACAAAACCTTTGAATTTAGCGATGAATCCATTTTAAAAATTGGCAAAAAGCAAGTTGAAAAAGCTGGGGTCGAACTGCTTGACTGTCAATTAACTGTGCGAGCTGTTTGTTTGGAAGCGCTGCGGGAGGGATGGCCTTCTTTGGTGCCGAGTAATTGGTTGTGTCCGAGATATCATTCAAAAATTGAGGAGGAAATTAGTTGA
- a CDS encoding photosystem antenna family protein — translation MAKKSFPAEGTSFPWWVDNARLINLSGRWLRTHVAHAGFIVLWAAACTLLELSRFNPPLPMYEQGLILLPNPARLGLGGGAGGKIVDTDPYFAVGAIHLISSAFVGFGGIFHSLKGSATLEARNSFFGYTWEDADTMTTILGIRLVLLGVATFLLAKAMYFGGL, via the coding sequence ATGGCAAAAAAATCCTTCCCAGCCGAAGGAACATCATTTCCCTGGTGGGTGGACAACGCCCGCTTAATCAACCTTTCCGGCCGTTGGCTCCGTACCCACGTCGCCCACGCCGGCTTCATAGTCTTGTGGGCGGCAGCCTGTACCCTATTAGAGCTTTCCCGCTTTAACCCACCATTGCCCATGTACGAACAAGGCTTAATCCTGTTGCCAAACCCAGCCAGACTCGGCTTGGGCGGGGGTGCGGGAGGCAAAATTGTCGATACCGATCCGTACTTCGCCGTTGGCGCGATTCACCTAATCAGCTCAGCCTTTGTCGGCTTCGGCGGCATCTTTCACTCCCTCAAAGGGTCAGCCACCCTCGAAGCAAGAAATTCTTTCTTTGGCTACACATGGGAAGACGCAGACACAATGACCACCATCTTGGGCATCCGCCTAGTTTTGCTGGGTGTCGCTACCTTCTTGTTGGCCAAAGCTATGTATTTCGGTGGTTTATGA
- a CDS encoding response regulator transcription factor, whose amino-acid sequence MPRILVIDDDAAIAELVAVNLEMAGYEVTQAEDGIKGQALAIQLLPDLIMLDLMLPRVDGFTVCQRLRRDERTSDIPVLMLTALSQTQDKVEGFNSGADDYLTKPFELEEMLARVRALLRRTDRIPQAAKHSEILNYGPLTLVPERFEAVWYAQTVKLTHLEFELLHCLLQRHGQTVSPSEILKEVWGYDPDDDIETIRVHIRHLRTKMEPDPRHPRYIKTVYGAGYCLELPNNEQVAEETKSSA is encoded by the coding sequence ATGCCCCGGATACTTGTTATTGATGATGACGCGGCGATCGCCGAACTCGTAGCCGTCAACCTAGAAATGGCTGGCTACGAAGTCACCCAGGCAGAAGACGGCATCAAAGGTCAGGCACTAGCAATACAACTGCTCCCCGACCTGATCATGCTAGACCTCATGCTGCCTAGAGTAGACGGATTCACAGTATGTCAGCGTTTGCGGCGTGACGAGCGCACCTCAGACATTCCCGTCTTGATGTTGACAGCCTTAAGTCAAACTCAAGACAAAGTAGAAGGGTTCAACTCCGGCGCCGACGACTACCTGACCAAACCCTTTGAACTAGAAGAGATGCTAGCCAGAGTGCGAGCTCTACTAAGGCGCACAGACCGCATCCCCCAAGCTGCCAAACACTCCGAAATTCTGAATTACGGCCCGCTGACCCTTGTCCCCGAAAGGTTTGAAGCTGTTTGGTACGCTCAGACAGTCAAACTGACCCACCTAGAGTTTGAGTTGCTGCACTGCTTGCTTCAGCGCCACGGTCAGACAGTCTCTCCCAGCGAAATTCTCAAAGAAGTGTGGGGTTACGACCCCGACGACGACATCGAAACTATTCGCGTACACATCAGACACCTGAGAACCAAGATGGAACCCGATCCCCGCCATCCTCGGTACATCAAAACCGTATACGGGGCTGGGTATTGCCTGGAGTTACCCAACAACGAGCAAGTAGCTGAAGAAACCAAATCCTCTGCTTGA
- a CDS encoding FTR1 family iron permease: MNFSEAVPTFVITLREGVEAALVVGIVLACLKKAEQTHLNSWVYAGVAAGIAASGFVGALFNGLLAALSTSEQPYAPVIKQLLEGVLGLVAIAMLSWMLIWMTQQARFLKAEVEGAVTAALTENSKAGWGVFGLIFIAVLREGFETVIFVSAQFQQGLSPALGALGGLTGAAIIGALLFKWGVKIDIRLFFKFMGILLLLIVAGLAVSALKHFDQAAGILSQMNSKYAAICFYYDRLAPVHSCILGPMVWNAAAILPDRQFPGVLLKALFGYRDRLYLVQAAAYTIFLATIGGLYFQKLGSKASVPNQNTQPARSETRPQ; encoded by the coding sequence ATGAATTTTAGCGAAGCTGTACCGACTTTTGTAATTACCCTGCGCGAAGGCGTAGAAGCCGCCTTAGTCGTCGGGATTGTACTAGCTTGCCTCAAAAAAGCCGAGCAAACTCACCTCAATTCTTGGGTTTATGCAGGTGTCGCAGCCGGCATTGCTGCTAGCGGTTTTGTGGGCGCTCTATTCAATGGATTGCTGGCAGCACTATCAACATCAGAGCAGCCTTACGCACCAGTAATTAAACAGCTATTAGAGGGCGTGTTGGGGCTTGTGGCGATCGCAATGCTAAGCTGGATGCTAATTTGGATGACTCAGCAAGCTCGCTTTCTCAAAGCAGAAGTTGAAGGAGCAGTTACAGCAGCTTTGACAGAAAATAGCAAGGCCGGCTGGGGCGTATTTGGCTTAATTTTTATTGCGGTACTGCGCGAAGGTTTTGAAACAGTTATATTTGTCAGCGCTCAATTTCAACAAGGTTTGAGTCCCGCTTTGGGAGCTTTGGGCGGTTTGACTGGAGCGGCAATCATTGGCGCGCTACTGTTCAAGTGGGGTGTCAAAATTGATATTCGCCTGTTTTTCAAGTTTATGGGGATTTTGTTGCTGTTGATCGTGGCAGGTTTGGCAGTATCTGCACTCAAACATTTTGACCAAGCGGCTGGGATTTTGTCGCAGATGAATAGCAAGTATGCAGCGATTTGTTTTTATTACGATCGCCTCGCACCAGTCCACTCTTGTATTTTAGGGCCTATGGTGTGGAATGCAGCCGCAATTTTGCCCGATCGACAATTTCCGGGAGTGCTTCTCAAAGCACTGTTTGGATACAGAGATCGACTTTATCTCGTCCAAGCAGCCGCTTACACAATATTCTTAGCCACCATCGGCGGTCTTTATTTCCAAAAACTAGGCTCTAAGGCGAGTGTTCCCAACCAAAATACTCAGCCAGCTCGATCGGAAACTCGCCCTCAGTAG
- a CDS encoding ferritin-like domain-containing protein — MKELDEKRTQELLCTIMEWELAGVVRYTHYALMVTGPNRIPIVQFFKAQATESLLHAQQAGEILTGLEGHPSQKIAPIEETYKHSVKDLLEESLNHEKKALKKYKSLLEVVTDSSVYLEEYARNLIGQEELHQVELKKMLRDYS; from the coding sequence ATGAAAGAACTTGACGAAAAAAGAACTCAGGAACTGCTATGCACCATCATGGAATGGGAACTAGCAGGTGTCGTGCGCTACACTCACTATGCACTAATGGTGACTGGACCAAACCGGATTCCCATCGTGCAGTTTTTTAAAGCACAAGCAACGGAATCCCTACTCCACGCCCAACAAGCAGGAGAAATTCTCACCGGTTTAGAGGGGCATCCCAGTCAGAAAATTGCTCCCATCGAAGAAACCTACAAACACTCGGTGAAAGACTTGTTGGAAGAAAGTTTAAATCACGAGAAAAAAGCGCTCAAAAAGTATAAATCTTTACTTGAAGTTGTGACTGACTCCAGCGTTTATTTGGAAGAATATGCCCGCAATCTAATTGGACAAGAAGAATTGCACCAAGTAGAATTGAAAAAAATGCTGCGGGATTATAGTTGA
- a CDS encoding energy-coupling factor ABC transporter permease — protein MHIPDGFLSPPVAIATGIASAAVIAVALNRTRASLGLRQAPIMGLTTAFVFAAQMINFPVAGGTSGHLLGGALASVVLGSPWAATLAMSTVFIIQSVLFADGGITALGANIFNMGLVGIWVGWWLLQPLQQLLGGSRNRLPLAAGLAAALSVVAASICVAIELAISGTVGLNIALPGMVGVHILIGIGEGVITGGVLTYLVKVRPDLLPGEQPQLQKWVVPVIGVLLISGVLSLFASSWPDGLEAVAEKYGFKDKEAVAIENPTPLADYTVKGLEEQPIGTSIAGLLGSAFSFGAAFGIAQLVVKPKDV, from the coding sequence ATGCACATACCTGATGGTTTCCTTTCACCGCCAGTAGCCATTGCCACCGGCATAGCAAGTGCAGCAGTAATTGCAGTTGCCTTAAATCGAACCCGCGCCAGTCTTGGACTTCGACAAGCCCCAATCATGGGCTTAACTACAGCTTTCGTGTTTGCAGCCCAGATGATCAACTTTCCCGTAGCCGGCGGCACCAGCGGCCACTTGTTGGGAGGGGCGCTCGCATCCGTCGTGTTGGGGAGCCCTTGGGCGGCAACTTTAGCGATGAGCACAGTTTTTATAATTCAGAGCGTCTTGTTTGCCGACGGGGGCATCACCGCCTTGGGAGCCAATATTTTTAACATGGGGCTAGTTGGGATTTGGGTGGGCTGGTGGCTGTTGCAGCCATTGCAGCAACTCTTGGGAGGTTCCAGAAATCGTTTGCCCCTAGCCGCGGGCCTCGCCGCCGCCCTCAGCGTCGTGGCTGCTTCGATTTGTGTGGCGATCGAACTGGCAATTTCTGGTACAGTAGGACTCAATATCGCATTGCCAGGAATGGTAGGCGTACATATTTTAATTGGCATTGGCGAAGGGGTAATTACAGGCGGCGTTTTAACTTATCTCGTCAAAGTGCGGCCGGATTTACTGCCGGGAGAACAGCCGCAATTGCAGAAATGGGTAGTGCCAGTAATCGGAGTGTTATTAATTTCCGGGGTGCTTTCGCTGTTCGCTTCAAGTTGGCCTGACGGGTTAGAAGCGGTAGCCGAAAAATACGGCTTTAAAGATAAAGAAGCTGTGGCGATCGAAAATCCCACTCCTTTAGCAGATTACACAGTTAAAGGATTAGAAGAACAGCCTATTGGTACTAGCATTGCTGGACTTTTAGGATCTGCCTTCAGCTTCGGCGCGGCTTTTGGAATTGCTCAGTTGGTGGTAAAACCTAAAGATGTCTAA
- a CDS encoding energy-coupling factor transporter transmembrane component T family protein gives MSKLSIPFRLRVSLTIVIGMGFLKTGAWLWLGIYGAIALFWSFRLRAPVRTLAQLLGAELLFLSLLVLPQGWERASFLLLRSLICLLIMNSFLLTLPPHSFGIALKGLPLPAGLQEIVLLTGQYLEILLAEVNRMKISAQLRGLSGTGGWLRYASASMIGALYLRSLDRAERVHAAMLIRGYQGSLPADSKSTPKERLWLTITILIVAGLTIASYGYS, from the coding sequence ATGTCTAAACTCTCCATACCTTTTCGATTGCGAGTGTCTCTCACAATTGTGATTGGCATGGGCTTTCTGAAGACAGGCGCTTGGCTGTGGCTGGGAATTTATGGGGCGATCGCACTTTTTTGGTCGTTTCGGCTCAGGGCTCCGGTGCGAACCCTAGCGCAACTGTTGGGAGCAGAATTGCTTTTTCTCTCGTTATTAGTGCTGCCCCAAGGTTGGGAACGCGCCAGTTTTCTGTTGCTGCGTTCCCTAATTTGCCTGCTAATTATGAACAGCTTCCTGCTAACTTTGCCACCCCACAGTTTCGGAATCGCCCTCAAAGGATTACCCCTACCAGCAGGTTTGCAAGAGATTGTACTTTTAACAGGACAATACTTAGAAATCCTGCTGGCCGAAGTCAACCGCATGAAAATATCTGCCCAACTCCGGGGCTTGTCCGGTACCGGAGGATGGCTGCGTTACGCCAGTGCTTCCATGATCGGAGCGCTTTATTTGCGAAGTCTCGATCGGGCAGAAAGAGTACACGCAGCCATGCTAATTCGCGGCTATCAAGGAAGTTTGCCCGCCGACTCAAAATCGACACCTAAAGAGCGACTCTGGCTGACAATAACAATTTTAATAGTAGCCGGATTAACAATAGCTTCTTACGGTTATTCGTAA
- a CDS encoding energy-coupling factor ABC transporter ATP-binding protein has translation MTNLKSAPTIEVQDLIFGYPEQKPILRGISFSLQPGERVALLGLTGAGKSTLLENLIGLKMPQAGEIRVQGKKLEEATLSQARRQIGFCFQDANDQLFMPTILEDVMFGPRNYGVPPGVARDRALSLLDEFGLVEFANRSAHELSGGQRRLAALAAILALEPAILILDEPTNGLDPSWRRHLAKVLSQLPIEVILIASHNLNWIGKTTQRALVLADGQIQVDRETQELLKDRSTLEYYNLPPDW, from the coding sequence ATGACTAATCTCAAATCCGCACCAACAATCGAAGTGCAAGACTTAATATTTGGCTATCCCGAACAAAAGCCAATATTGCGGGGAATTTCTTTTAGCTTGCAACCGGGAGAAAGAGTTGCTCTACTAGGCCTGACAGGTGCTGGTAAAAGCACTTTGCTCGAAAACTTGATCGGATTAAAAATGCCTCAAGCGGGCGAGATTAGAGTGCAGGGAAAAAAGCTGGAAGAGGCGACTTTATCGCAGGCGCGCAGGCAGATTGGATTTTGCTTTCAAGATGCTAACGACCAGCTATTTATGCCGACTATTTTAGAGGATGTCATGTTTGGGCCGCGCAATTACGGAGTGCCGCCGGGAGTTGCGCGCGATCGAGCTTTATCGCTATTAGACGAATTTGGTTTAGTAGAATTTGCCAACCGTTCGGCCCACGAACTTTCGGGAGGTCAAAGAAGATTAGCAGCCTTGGCAGCAATTTTAGCATTAGAGCCGGCAATTTTAATCTTAGATGAGCCGACTAACGGACTCGATCCGTCGTGGCGGCGTCATTTGGCTAAGGTTTTGTCCCAATTGCCGATCGAGGTAATTTTGATCGCGTCCCACAATTTGAATTGGATCGGGAAAACGACTCAAAGGGCGTTAGTTTTGGCTGACGGTCAGATTCAGGTCGATCGAGAAACGCAAGAATTGCTAAAAGATCGATCGACTCTTGAATATTACAATTTGCCGCCTGATTGGTAA
- a CDS encoding ion transporter: protein MPKQIKSQIYAILEKSELGNFYSLADDIFITCLIAINVAAFIASTSPTLSQEQQLILENIEIVSSLVFTIEYLLRLWVCTVDSRYSHPFWGRLRYGLTPLSLIDLISILPFYSLLLFPNLSFVNLIRLLRLLRLLKMSRYSESLRTLGAVLYAKKEELIATAFAVFILLIFASSVMYFVENEAHPETFASIPDAMWWGVVTLTTVGYGDIYPITPLGKFLGAILAFLGIGIFALPAGLIAAGFSEEVQRKKQEKMAANLEQSANFQAVKRLAEIEVGFEQKQRAIALHVESSSELMKMCVQTAKQKLGSDFKNEQIICDLAIHLYNEAVRKFEL from the coding sequence ATGCCGAAACAAATCAAAAGTCAAATATATGCAATTTTAGAAAAATCCGAACTCGGCAATTTTTACAGTTTAGCCGACGATATTTTTATCACTTGTTTAATTGCGATCAACGTCGCAGCTTTTATTGCTTCTACTTCACCTACATTGTCGCAAGAACAACAGCTAATCTTGGAAAATATCGAAATTGTTTCATCCTTAGTATTTACCATAGAATATCTTTTGAGGTTGTGGGTGTGTACAGTCGATAGCAGATACAGCCACCCGTTTTGGGGAAGATTGAGATACGGTCTTACACCGCTAAGTCTGATCGATTTAATTTCAATCTTACCGTTTTACTCATTGCTGTTATTTCCTAATTTAAGCTTCGTTAATTTAATTCGCCTACTGCGCTTGTTGCGGTTGCTAAAAATGAGCCGTTATTCAGAGTCTCTCAGAACTCTGGGAGCAGTATTGTACGCTAAAAAAGAGGAGTTAATTGCCACTGCCTTTGCAGTTTTTATTCTGTTAATATTTGCCTCTAGCGTCATGTATTTTGTTGAAAACGAGGCGCATCCAGAAACTTTTGCGAGCATCCCCGATGCAATGTGGTGGGGAGTTGTGACATTAACTACTGTCGGTTACGGTGATATTTATCCAATCACTCCTTTAGGGAAATTTTTAGGAGCAATATTAGCATTTTTGGGAATCGGAATTTTTGCTTTACCTGCAGGACTCATTGCTGCGGGTTTTTCCGAGGAAGTGCAAAGGAAAAAGCAGGAAAAAATGGCGGCAAATTTAGAGCAATCTGCGAATTTTCAAGCGGTCAAAAGGCTCGCGGAAATCGAGGTCGGTTTTGAACAAAAGCAAAGGGCGATCGCGCTGCACGTCGAAAGTTCATCCGAGTTGATGAAAATGTGTGTTCAAACGGCGAAACAGAAGTTAGGAAGTGACTTTAAAAATGAACAAATTATTTGCGATTTAGCTATTCATCTGTACAATGAGGCTGTTCGCAAATTCGAGCTTTAA
- a CDS encoding 2-hydroxyacid dehydrogenase has protein sequence MKVAVFSTKSYDRTFLEAANVGGKHDLVFFEPRLNLETSVLAAGFPAVCAFVNDSLDAKTLLGIAEKGVRLLALRSAGFNHVDLAAARDLDLTILRVPAYSPYAVAEHAVALILSLNRRIHRAYNRVREGNFALDGLLGFDLHGKTVGIVGTGRIGAITAKILHGFGCRLVGYDVYQNPDCLALGMEYVALPELFAASDIVSLHCPLIPETYHLIGAEAIGQMKPGMMLINTSRGQLIDTKAVTKALKSGIIGYLGLDVYEQETDLFFEDLSNHVIQDDVFQRLLTFPNVLITGHQAFFTEEALKNIAETTIGNITDFEQGRPCPNQIDLDRLKK, from the coding sequence ATGAAGGTAGCCGTATTCAGCACCAAATCCTACGATCGCACATTTCTGGAAGCAGCGAATGTCGGCGGCAAACACGATTTAGTTTTTTTTGAACCGCGTCTGAACCTGGAAACCAGCGTTTTGGCTGCTGGATTTCCGGCAGTCTGCGCGTTCGTGAACGACTCGTTGGACGCGAAAACGCTGCTGGGCATTGCCGAAAAAGGCGTCCGCTTGCTGGCCCTGAGATCGGCGGGATTCAATCACGTCGATTTAGCAGCAGCGAGGGATTTAGACCTAACTATACTGCGAGTTCCGGCTTATTCTCCCTACGCAGTGGCAGAACACGCAGTCGCTTTGATTTTGTCCCTCAACCGCAGAATCCATCGGGCCTACAACCGCGTCCGCGAAGGCAATTTCGCCCTAGACGGCCTGTTGGGTTTTGACCTCCACGGCAAAACGGTGGGAATTGTCGGAACAGGCAGAATTGGCGCAATTACTGCCAAAATTCTGCACGGATTCGGGTGTCGCCTGGTGGGATACGATGTTTACCAAAATCCGGATTGCCTCGCCCTAGGCATGGAATACGTCGCACTCCCGGAACTGTTCGCCGCCTCTGATATTGTCAGCCTCCACTGTCCGCTGATACCGGAAACTTACCATTTAATCGGTGCAGAGGCGATCGGGCAAATGAAACCGGGGATGATGCTGATCAATACCAGCCGCGGTCAGTTGATTGACACTAAAGCTGTTACCAAAGCACTGAAATCTGGTATAATTGGCTACCTCGGCTTAGATGTTTACGAACAAGAGACGGATCTGTTTTTTGAGGATTTGTCAAATCACGTCATTCAAGACGACGTTTTTCAGCGTTTGCTGACTTTTCCAAACGTCCTGATTACCGGACACCAAGCTTTTTTTACCGAGGAAGCTTTGAAAAATATCGCCGAAACCACGATCGGCAACATCACCGACTTTGAACAAGGACGCCCTTGCCCCAATCAAATCGACCTCGATCGACTGAAAAAATGA
- a CDS encoding CAAD domain-containing protein has protein sequence MTQANFSDETQTITEVVRVDLVEDKPGVMTTVTTTETPTSQFQDIKDQVITILSELPAYLSNFFADYQRPLITVGLILAGGISIKVMLGVLGALNDVPLVAPIFELIGMGYTGWFVYRYLLKASDRQELLTEIDSLKEQVVGKDS, from the coding sequence ATGACACAAGCTAACTTTTCGGACGAGACACAAACAATCACTGAAGTGGTGAGAGTAGATCTGGTGGAGGACAAACCGGGGGTCATGACTACAGTGACAACCACAGAAACACCGACGAGCCAGTTCCAAGATATTAAAGACCAAGTTATTACAATTTTGTCAGAACTTCCAGCCTATCTCTCTAATTTTTTTGCTGACTACCAAAGGCCCCTCATAACTGTTGGTTTAATTTTGGCAGGCGGTATTAGTATTAAGGTAATGCTGGGAGTTTTAGGTGCTCTTAACGATGTCCCTTTGGTAGCTCCAATTTTTGAGTTGATTGGCATGGGATATACGGGTTGGTTTGTTTACCGCTATCTGCTCAAGGCTTCCGATCGCCAAGAGTTGTTAACGGAAATTGATTCTTTAAAAGAACAAGTTGTAGGTAAAGATTCTTAA
- the aroA gene encoding 3-phosphoshikimate 1-carboxyvinyltransferase — protein MQADIITTTLLDKSQTLRIQKPASGLSLAGRIRVPGDKSISHRALMLGAIARGETTIEGLLLGEDPRSTAKCFSLLGAKVSELNAERVTVRGVGIGDLEEPVEVLDAGNSGTTMRLMLGILASHPGRFYAVTGDSSLRSRPMSRVIKPLQQMGAQIWGRKSNSLAPLAILGQQLKPIHYHSPIASAQVKSCILLAGLMASGETTVTEPALSRDHSERMLRAFGAQLSVDPETCSVTVTGPTQLQGQNVIVPGDISSAAFWLVAGAIVPGSELVVENVGVNPTRTGILEALEMMGADIELQNQREAAGEPVADILVRSSGQLRGCTIAGDLIPRLIDEIPILAVAAVFASGTTIIRDAAELRVKESDRLAVTAAELNRMGAQISELPDGLEITGGTPLTGADVDSYTDHRIAMSLAIAALNATGITNIHRAEAAAISYPDFTATLQQVCHPN, from the coding sequence ATGCAAGCTGACATTATAACTACTACGCTTCTTGACAAAAGCCAAACTTTAAGAATTCAAAAACCTGCCTCGGGCTTGTCGCTGGCGGGGAGGATTCGAGTTCCGGGCGATAAGTCGATTTCTCACCGAGCTTTGATGTTGGGTGCGATCGCCCGAGGTGAAACTACAATTGAGGGACTGCTGCTAGGAGAAGACCCCCGCAGCACGGCTAAATGTTTCTCGCTTCTGGGAGCCAAAGTTTCTGAACTCAACGCGGAACGGGTGACAGTCCGGGGCGTCGGAATTGGCGATTTAGAGGAGCCTGTGGAAGTCTTGGATGCGGGCAATTCCGGCACGACGATGCGGCTGATGTTGGGAATTTTAGCCTCTCATCCGGGGCGTTTTTATGCGGTAACGGGTGACAGTTCTCTGCGATCGCGCCCCATGTCGCGCGTCATTAAACCGCTGCAACAAATGGGAGCGCAAATTTGGGGCCGAAAAAGTAATTCTTTAGCTCCCTTAGCGATACTGGGACAGCAGTTAAAACCGATTCACTACCATTCTCCGATCGCCTCGGCTCAAGTTAAATCTTGCATTTTGCTCGCCGGTTTGATGGCAAGCGGAGAAACTACAGTCACAGAACCCGCTCTGTCGCGGGATCACAGCGAGCGGATGCTGCGAGCGTTTGGAGCCCAATTGAGCGTCGATCCAGAAACTTGCAGCGTGACAGTTACTGGGCCGACACAACTGCAAGGACAGAATGTGATTGTACCGGGGGATATTAGTTCGGCGGCATTTTGGCTAGTTGCTGGGGCGATCGTCCCCGGTTCGGAACTCGTAGTCGAAAATGTCGGCGTCAACCCAACTCGTACAGGCATTTTGGAAGCTTTGGAAATGATGGGCGCCGACATTGAACTGCAAAATCAGCGAGAGGCCGCCGGAGAACCTGTAGCGGATATTTTGGTTCGCAGTTCCGGCCAATTGCGGGGATGCACCATTGCGGGCGACTTAATTCCCCGGCTGATTGACGAAATTCCGATTTTGGCCGTAGCGGCGGTCTTTGCGTCCGGTACTACAATAATTCGAGATGCGGCCGAGTTGCGCGTCAAAGAGAGCGATCGGCTGGCCGTGACTGCTGCGGAACTCAACCGCATGGGAGCTCAAATTTCCGAGTTACCCGACGGTTTAGAAATTACCGGGGGAACTCCTTTGACCGGCGCGGATGTTGACAGCTACACCGACCACAGAATAGCGATGAGTTTGGCGATCGCAGCCCTCAATGCCACAGGTATTACTAACATTCACCGGGCAGAAGCTGCTGCCATTTCCTACCCCGACTTTACCGCCACTTTGCAACAAGTTTGCCATCCAAATTGA
- a CDS encoding putative quinol monooxygenase, which yields MSKTTLRVVARLVAFPDKVAELKSLLLSIIEPTRKEKGCIKYELLQNQADPTDFTFVEEWESADLLDLHLGSTHIQDAVQKLDGLAVGPPDIRRYELLA from the coding sequence ATGTCCAAAACAACCTTGCGAGTAGTCGCCCGCCTCGTGGCGTTTCCCGACAAAGTAGCAGAACTTAAATCTCTGCTGCTGAGCATTATAGAACCAACTCGCAAAGAAAAAGGCTGCATTAAATACGAACTCCTGCAAAATCAAGCCGATCCCACAGATTTTACCTTTGTTGAAGAGTGGGAAAGTGCAGATTTGCTCGATCTACATCTCGGTTCAACTCACATTCAAGACGCCGTGCAGAAATTAGACGGTTTGGCCGTTGGGCCTCCAGATATCCGCCGCTATGAATTGTTAGCTTAA